The genome window GAATCGCCAGTGGGAAGGGTAAAATAAGTTTTGACCTTTCCAACATTTGTTCATCATTGCATTGAAAGTAGATATTTTCAGACTGGTCTAGACTTCAAGGTTCAACTCTATTAGTGTCTTTGCTTCTCGATATCGTGGTTTCACCTTGAACTGTGCAAAATGTGTCACAAGCTCCAATTTTGACTAACCTGCACATAAAGATAGCTTGCTAGATGTTCAAGCGTGCCAGCTCATGCATCGAGAGCGCTTCGGATGATTGGCAAAGTCTTATGAGGGCATATCTCCAAGATTAGAGCTAATAATGGAAGAAGTCCTTCATCTTAGTCGACACAACCACTTGCGGCAGTGACCACTTTTCCACAGCAGAGATAAAAATGGGTTCTTAGCGTCAATTGATGCATAGATGCAATGTATATGGTTAGCCTGGCGTAACTATTCGTAGACATTGATGCATGATAAATGAGCGTAGAAGTGGTTAGACACTATATGATATCGTTGCTCCAGGGACGACATCACTGCGATGCAAATTCTTCCAGAGCCATGCATGTCTCTCATATATAACATCCAAGCTAGGGCCAAAATCATTTCCCACAGCAAACGCACTATTGCTGAGCCCTCTCCGAACTTCCTTGAGGCAGACCGCTTCTTCATGTAAGTCAACTCATTCAAAAATAAAACACGTGAAGCCCTAAAACTCAAATTCAGGTCTGAACACATCCGGATCGACACCGGCAACGGTCTTCTCCGCCAAATCCCGGCGACCCATCTGTGTAAAGACACGCCGGAGGGTATCGTATAGGGTGCTGCTCCGGTTTTGCGCCGACATGCGGTCGAGTGTCTCATCGACGCCGGAGGCATTATCGCCCAGAATCTCGTACGCCTTGCTCCGGCCGGACTTTTCAATGGCCTTGTGCATCTCCAGAGCGGCTAGGAAGTGACAGGCAGCCTCGTGGTGGCAGTGAATGTTGATGCAGCTGACACCTAGGTTGTAGCGGGCTCGTACAAAGTTGGGAGCCATAGCAAGGGCCTCCTGGTATGCCGCAATGGCTTCTTCGGAGCGTCCACTATTGGCAAGAGTTGCACCGAGGCGGTTCCAgaggagatgaagctgcTCCTGTTGGTTGGATGTACCAACCTCTGATGAGTGGAGGGCAGACTGGAAGCAGTCCACTGCTTTATCATAATCCTCTGCGCCATAAAAGAGCACTCCAAGGCCTACTTGTACATCGGGATCCATATGCTCACCGTCAGGGCTCAGCTGGGCCGCCTTGATAAACAGATTTGTCACCTTGTCAtgaagctgctgccggtCTGTGAAACCCATCTCTGCAGGGGGGTGTAGATCTTTGGGGTCGAGAATGTTAGGATACTTAACGGACAACCACCTCTCAAGAGTTCGATATGCTGTGCTGTCATATCCTTCATTGGTGTATGATACGGCCAGGCCCATCAAGGCCGCCAAGTTGTTGGGGTCGAGTTTCAGCGCTTGCTCGAGAGCCCTGATGGCTGCTGTCTCTTTCTCATTCTGTGCCTGGGCTGTTCCTAGGTAAACCCACGCCTCGGTATGATTGGGATTCTGCTGAACAGCAGATTCGAAGGCCAGCGCGGCCAAGGACAGGTTTCCGCCTTCTCTCATGATGCGCACACCCTCCTCGAAAGCGTTCTTTTCGTCGCGAAAGAAGTTGTCTTGTTCGAATAGGTAGGTTTCGACGGCCGGGTCCCCGAGGCGGCCCCAGTCGCCCATACCCTCGAAATCGGGCATCATGTTGTTGCTCCATTCGGTATCGAATTGGTCAAAGTCTTGTCTAGAAGCAGCCGTCTCAGCTTGTATTCCTCTCCATATAGATTCGAAGTCACCCAACTCATTAGTTTCGGCCGTTAAGCCTTTGTCCATTTCGTTAAGCTCCTGCTCTGCGGCATTTGCCTCCTCTTGTTCCTTAGCCTTATCACTATCTTGCAGCTCCATCGAGGCGAACTGCTCCTCCCACTTGTGGTCGTCGAGCTCCACGAGGCggcccttgcccttgacatCCTGCTGTTGTGGTTGGTGCATGGGCTGTTGGTTCTGGTACATAGGCTGGAACATGGGAGTGTAGCCCATCGGTCGGTTCATCATGCCGCCCATCATGGGTCTTTGTTGGTTCATCTGGCTAGGAACGTTGCTTTGCATCGGACTCGCTCTCGCGGAAGAACCTTGTGTGTTAAGCTGCTGAAAACGGGCAAATTCGTCAGCGTTAAAGTGCGATTGCGTAGCAGGTGGCGCCTGGAAAGCTGATTCCATCGCTGGCTGGCCATTGAAGTCGTGCGCCcatgttggtgatgccgaGTTGGCTCGCATATGGGACTGGGCTGGGCCGAGAGGGCCCATCTGGCCCGGCTGCATGGGGAATTCTTGCTGGAGGCTTGGGCCTTGATTAAGGAAGCCGTTCATCATCTACAGCATCAAGATTGGTGTATTAGTAATAGCTTCAACGGCCTTGTATGGCGGCGCACCTCATCCTGGGGCGCATTGGCGCTCTGGCTTCGAAATCCATTGAGCTGTCCTCCAGGTCCTCGACCAACTAGACGGTCTTGCTGGAGTGTTCTGTCATTCTGAGTATGCTTATGAAGCTGGCTGAGGGGGTTCGCAGATGTCGAACATTCAGCGCCACCCATAAACGACATGACGGCTAACGTTCAGTAGGATAGGTCTTAAGTGATCGGGTATGTCGGTAAGCAAAAAGAAATGATGGGAGTTTCGAGTCGATGATGAGTTTGCGCTTTATTGATATGACAAGATATGATGAGTTGTAGTTTACAGTTCAGATGGAAGAGGGTTGAACTCCTACTATGAGCTAGCGAAACCCGAAGTGATGCCCGCGCTATGGCGGGGAAAATACCGAGGCTCCGCCGTCTTCTTACCTTTAGCGGCAGTACTTACCGAATGTGAAGAGAACTGTGCCGCACGTGACTGCGGGGTGGCCCAAAGTCAGCGAGCAGGGGTCTCACCGAGCTCAGAAGGCAAAAGGGGGCCATTACTTTCGGTGAACGGTGAGTAGCGTGTAGGCTTTATCGATAAGAACATTTTTTTTCCTCGTTCCTATTCTACCAAGGTTGCAAGCCAACCTCCCACCTTGAAGCCTCACCACCGATCTTTTCAAGGACATCTATTATTCCCAATTTACAAGATGCTCAGACAAGTGTATGTCAAGCCGACTCTCAACCACAACTATTGCCCCATAAACTAACAATCATGAAGTAAACCTCGCAATGCGCGCTCAAAGCGAGCCCTCGAGAAGCGCGAACCAAAGGCAAACGAGAATCCCAAGACGTGCCTCTTCCTCCGCGGAACAACATGCTCTCAGATCATCCAGGATGCCCTCAACGACCTTCATCAGATGCGCCAACCTCTCGCTAAGAAGttcaccaagaagaacgcCATCCATCCCTTTGACGACGCCGCCTCGCTCGAGTTTTTCTCCGAAAAGAACGACGCCAGTCTCCTCGTTTTTGGTAGCAGCCAGAAGAAGCGTCCCCATACCTTGACTTTTGTTCGCACTTTCGGTTATAAGGTCCTTGACATGCTTGAGCTCTACCTCGACCCGGAGAGCTTCCGTTCTATTGCTCAGTTCAAGACTAAGAAATTCGCCATTGGTCTGCGGCCTATGATCCTGTTCGCTGGTACTGCTTTTGAGAGCCCTGTCAGCAACGAGTTCACCCTTGCGAAGAGCATGCTCCTTGATTTCTTCAAGGGCGAGCCCAGTGACAAGATTGACGTCGAGGGTCTTCAGTACATCATCTCCATTAGCGCAGAGGATAGCACTGGCGACGGTGATGTTAAGCCCGCCATCCACTTGCGAGTCTACACCATCAGTACCAAGCGATCCGGTCAGCGTCTTCCCcgtgttgaggttgaggagatcGGTCCTCGCATGGATTTCCGTGTCGGCCGAGTCAGGGAGCCCGATGAGTCGATGCTCAAGGAGGCCATGAAGAAGCCTCGCGGCACCGAGGAGCgcaccaagaagaacatcacAACCGACTCTATGGGTGACAAGATTGGCCGCGTGCATCTGGGCAAGCAGGATCTCAGCGAGCTGCAGCTCCGCAAGATGAAGGGTCTGAAGCGAAGTCGAAAGGATGCCGAAGATGCGGTGGATGTcgttgaagaggaggagtCCAAGAGGATAAAGCAATGGTAGATGTGCGGCATTGCATGCTCGGAGTTGGGCGTCTAGGAAAAGGTCTTGTAAAGGCTATGTCAATAATTGATTTACTGGGTTCCATCCCTAAGTATGACAGGCCCTGTCGTATGTCTAATTGAGGTTTCTGATATTGATGTCATTTATCTGGGCATGGTGATCCCGATGCTGTCATCTCTGCTTTGAAAGTCAGCCATAGTGTCTAAATACAACTGCTTGAAGCAAGGCTAGCGCTCCTTATATGTTCCAATTATTACAAGTATCGCTCGCTGAACGATATCATATGCATGACTACATTCAAAGCCCCGAACCGCATTTCTCTATTGTAATGAcattatatactaattaaatCGAGATCAAAGTGGAAGGCTCCCCTTTCCAGCGATGACCTGGACACTTGTGCTGGGTATACAATATGGAGCAATGAAACCATAAGCCCAAGCTTCGCTTGGGCTTGTTCGATCTAATTGTACTGTTTCCCGTGCCTGGCTGAACCTTTCAACTCGTAAGTCGTGATCAATGATAGGCTTGCCATTGTGCTGATCAACACAATGGCCAAGTCCTGTGGG of Fusarium oxysporum Fo47 chromosome I, complete sequence contains these proteins:
- a CDS encoding Brix domain-containing protein, whose protein sequence is MLRQVKPRNARSKRALEKREPKANENPKTCLFLRGTTCSQIIQDALNDLHQMRQPLAKKFTKKNAIHPFDDAASLEFFSEKNDASLLVFGSSQKKRPHTLTFVRTFGYKVLDMLELYLDPESFRSIAQFKTKKFAIGLRPMILFAGTAFESPVSNEFTLAKSMLLDFFKGEPSDKIDVEGLQYIISISAEDSTGDGDVKPAIHLRVYTISTKRSGQRLPRVEVEEIGPRMDFRVGRVREPDESMLKEAMKKPRGTEERTKKNITTDSMGDKIGRVHLGKQDLSELQLRKMKGLKRSRKDAEDAVDVVEEEESKRIKQW